The genomic segment ggcagcagcaccgcCCGCAGCCGCTCTCTGCTGTCCCCTCCCTGGCGACACCCAGCCCCGGGGAGGacgggggggagctgggggacGAACCCGAAGCgagaaaacacattaaaatccCCGGCGTCTCTTTAGGTACCTGCTGCCTCACCATGAAGCTCCTGACAGcagctttgcttctgctgttcaTCGCGATGTGCTTAGCCACCGCCGAAGGTAAGTCGGTTTATTTCGCTTGTTCCCATGTACACCTCTTTTCCAGGGGGCTGCTTTTCCAGTAGTGTTTGTTTGCCTCTTAGTAGCGTTGAGTTAAATTTAGTTGTCCCCTGCATGTTGGGAAAAGTGATGTGTAGTATCTGTGGGGTACGGTAGCTGCGAGTTTATTAAAAGGTGGAAGGAGAGGTAAAATACACGCAACAAAGTTGCGTCTTCATTGCGAGGCAAAGAGCCCCAACGGAGCGTGGGAGGTCACACCGCGTTCTCCGTTATTCAGGAATATAGCTCAAATATCCCCTTTGAAACTGAGGGTGGTTTTCACAGGGAAAATAGGGCAGAGCTGGATGTGGTGTGGTAGCACGAATTCCACCGAGCGTGCTAGCGTGCGTTTTCTGCTGTGCACAAAAATGATGGTTAAAAACCACTCAGCTTTTGTCTGGCTGCGAAATCACCGCAGCATCCGTGCGAGGAGAAATGACTGAAAGTCTTACAAAGTCCAAGAGAGAcgtgagtgagtgagtgagtgagtgagtgagtgagtgagaaAGTAGCCAAGATGTGCATTCCCTGACTCTGAACTGAGCAAGTTCCGactctttcatttccttttgttaaaTACAATTACATTTAATCACAGCAGGTGCACTTTAAAAAGCTCTCATATTTACTGAGCCTCAGAACATACTCAGTGCTCTAAAACATATTTCCCAGAGAGCCGCTGCCTTTTCCTGGGATatggcaaagaaaatattactcTTTTTAAGCTCAACAGCATtacaaaattcagcttttcccACTGAGGCTCAAAAGACCAAACTGAAGTTTGTGTGCGCACGTCGGCCGGTGGGGAAGGGACGCTTGGTATGCAGGAGGCTTTGCAGGCACATgagaaaatgctttctcttGTAGGCGTAAAGTGCAAATGTTCAAGAAAAGGTCCTAAAATAAGATTCTCTAACGTACGgaagctggaaataaaaccGAGGTACCCGTTTTGCGTGGAAGAGATGATTATGTaagttttccttcatttattgctttctgtttcCCTATCAGCCGGGTTGTTTTACCTTATACTGCAAGGTCcttctttgttctttgtttttctcctgccCTTGCGTGCTAATTTCTGGGAATAGTCATTTGCCTGTATCAGATGCAATTAAAATGTGCAATTCTGGCCAGAAACCCAGCTATCATTTTTAGACTCAATCTTCTTCCTCAAGGAAATATTTACAGAACAGGCAATGATAAAAGGATAATCATGAGTTCAAGTGCAGATAGGGACAAATCCTACTCCAAGCTGCCTGATGTAAAATCCAGAACTATTTACTCGAGTTATTTGGGGCACACAGAATAAGAACATGATCAGAGTTTGGTTCTCGGTAGCTTCTGCAAGGAATTTATCCCAACCAGAGTCAGATTTTTCACCTGCATCGTACCAGAGCCATCCCCTTGCATTCGACAGGATTACGGAGCATGTAAGAAAATGCTTTCCTCCCAGTCTCACCGCAAGCCGTGACCAATGCTGCCATGAAATCTGCAAGTGATGATGTAGCGACTAACCACACCGAGGCAGGTATGGGGATTTTTGACATCTCTGACTGGCTCAgaaggaaagggttttttagattttaaatatgtgttgtttgtgggtggttttttttttcatgtcctgTTTTGGATACCTTAAGACTCCCCCAACAAAGCACCACCCAACCAGCACGTGGGGCTGGATAATGACCAGGGGGGTGGATTAGCTGAGAAGACTGCACCGAGCCCCTCTGCCACTGAACGTGGGGGAAAAGGGTCCCAAGAGCAGCTACACCCCCAGAACACCGAGGACTGATTTACTTCAGCATTTGTGCTCCCTCACTGAATGTCTACTATTCAACTTAATCTTAGAAAGGTGCTTTAACAACAGAACCCGAGTCCTGTCCTCCTGCCTAGCCGCGTACCACCTCCGGCGCTCTGTAACACCCACGGGGCCAAATCCTGCCCATCCAACTGGTGCAAACAAGGAGATACCACGGGAGCCCGACCCTGCAAATGGCTTGCCAGACTCGATGGAGGGCGTGTGGGGGAGGAATGGAGAGCCGAGCTTCCTTAGGCTTCCTCCAACATCACCGCGAGCAATCCTTAGCTCAAGGAACATCAGACCCACCTCTTTGAAGCCCAAATCAGCTGATGGTgacctgaagagaaaaatgcttgCAGAGCATCGCTGCCTGAATCAGTCCCTTGCAGCTTTACTTCATTTGCTTTGACCTTTCAATAGCAAAAGGATGGTGTAGAGGGGGACTAAGTCTTTACATCCCACT from the Phalacrocorax aristotelis chromosome 8, bGulAri2.1, whole genome shotgun sequence genome contains:
- the CXCL14 gene encoding C-X-C motif chemokine 14; translation: MKLLTAALLLLFIAMCLATAEGVKCKCSRKGPKIRFSNVRKLEIKPRYPFCVEEMIIVTLWTRVRGEQQHCLNPKRQNTVRLLKWYRVWKEKGRVYEE